The Syntrophotalea acetylenivorans genome contains the following window.
GTGTGTCCTCGACCGGCCAGGCGGTTCAGGTTGTTTGGGACCAAAAGCCCATTGTGGGTGAAAATACCCCACCTTCTCAAGAGGGTGTCCAGGTGACCATTGAGGCTATCGATTTTATAGCCGAAGGCGGTCAGTCGGTTTTGACTCTGCAACTTTCCAACCCAGCCACACTTGTCGACCCGGTTATTGATGGGGACATTGTACGGTTCGGGGTTGAAAATGCCGCCATAAATCGGTCCCTGAGGCGTGTTGTCGATCCGTCGAGCTTTCCCAGCGCCATTCGTTTGGTCACCCCCTATACCGTATTTGCTAATGGTATTCAGGATGTACGTTTTGCTGTCGAATTAAAAGGTCCCGTTTCCTATCGACTGGAAAAACAGGGTTCCCTTGTTAAATTTATCGTTGATGATGGTCCCTTTGCTGAAATCCAACCAGCCTCCGTCGTTACTAAAAAAGTTCCAGTGGCTATGACTACTACCGGACCCGAGCTGTCTATGGAAAATCAATCCAAAGCAGATGGTACCGTTGGCGTGACAGATGGAAAAACTTCCTTTGCGCCGGTTGCAGGAACCTTTGTTCCAACAGGGGAAAGCCAGGCAGTAGCTTTTACCGGTCAGAAGATCTCTCTTGTTTTTGATGATGCTGAAATTCGTAACATTTTACAATTGATTGCTGAAGTCAGCGATCTCAATATCATTGCCAGCGATGATGTGAAAGGAACCATCACCCTGCGGCTGGTGGATGTGCCTTGGGACCAGGCTCTGAAGTTGATCATGGATATTAAAGAGCTGGGGATGCTGCGTGAAGGCAATATCGCGCGCATTATGCCTAAGGATCAAATTCGCAAGATGCAGCAAGAGCAATTTGTGGCAAGTCGCGCTTTAGAGAAAATGGAAGACCTGGTCAGTGAGGTGATCGCTATTAATTATACCGATGTTGAATCGGTCGCTTCCAAGAGCAAGACGCGACTTACTGAACGGGGCAGTATTATAGAAGATGTTCGGGATAAAAAACTTATTGTTACTGATGTTCCCTCTGCTGTAGCCAGTATTAAAAAGCTGGCTGCTCTTCTCGATACACCAGAACGGCAGGTTTTGATCGAAGCCCGTATTGTTGAGGCTGAGTCGACTTTCTCTCGTGAGTTGGGAGTGAACTGGGGTGTGAGCTACGATGACGACCCAACGGGAACCGCTGGTGTAGCCGGTACCACTGGTCTTGGTGGTGATTTTGCTCTCTTTCCGGCAAACGTTGCGGCTGGCGCTTCCTCCGGT
Protein-coding sequences here:
- the pilQ gene encoding type IV pilus secretin family protein, producing the protein MDELTMPATQVKSVDILDGQVLLMTDGSIGKYRHFSLGAPPRLVVDLYDIEPGSAEKAYSLSGAFKGLRVGRYPTKSRFVFDATGEKLPEYSVSSTGQAVQVVWDQKPIVGENTPPSQEGVQVTIEAIDFIAEGGQSVLTLQLSNPATLVDPVIDGDIVRFGVENAAINRSLRRVVDPSSFPSAIRLVTPYTVFANGIQDVRFAVELKGPVSYRLEKQGSLVKFIVDDGPFAEIQPASVVTKKVPVAMTTTGPELSMENQSKADGTVGVTDGKTSFAPVAGTFVPTGESQAVAFTGQKISLVFDDAEIRNILQLIAEVSDLNIIASDDVKGTITLRLVDVPWDQALKLIMDIKELGMLREGNIARIMPKDQIRKMQQEQFVASRALEKMEDLVSEVIAINYTDVESVASKSKTRLTERGSIIEDVRDKKLIVTDVPSAVASIKKLAALLDTPERQVLIEARIVEAESTFSRELGVNWGVSYDDDPTGTAGVAGTTGLGGDFALFPANVAAGASSGFASDFTFGRVGLDKLVLDLRLAAVEKANLGRIISSPRITTLNGEEGEIRQGREIPYTTVSEDGTKTEFKKAELSLKVTPEINADGSIFLEIEAKNDAPLLENGVLAISTKQAETRALVQDGETTVIGGIFIEDTQASDSGVPWLQHIPILGNLFKSQLDSTDRRELLIFITPRILD